A DNA window from Pseudanabaena sp. FACHB-2040 contains the following coding sequences:
- a CDS encoding metal ABC transporter permease codes for MDWLFDPLAYEFIRNAMIAGILAGVLCPVVGTYLIVQRMSLLGNVLSHSVLPGLAIAHFLRWDLLIGAFIFGMLSTGVITWVKAQSRIKADAIMALTLAAFFALGVALLTILRSTLDLESLLFGDLLSVTRADLWHMGLITLGLLATVKLFYKELLFFTFDPSGAEAMGLPVTVINWGLTAAVTLTIVTGMKAVGVILVIALMVGPALTAFLLVKELHWMMIVGAALGAVASIIGIYLSYYLDIPSGPTIALAVFALFLVALMVSPSQGILTRNAASQQK; via the coding sequence ATGGACTGGCTTTTTGACCCTCTAGCCTACGAATTTATCCGCAACGCTATGATTGCCGGTATTTTGGCGGGGGTGCTATGCCCGGTCGTCGGCACCTACCTGATTGTGCAGCGCATGTCCCTCTTGGGCAATGTCCTGTCTCACTCGGTGCTGCCAGGACTTGCGATCGCTCATTTTCTCAGATGGGACTTGCTCATCGGAGCCTTCATCTTTGGGATGCTCAGCACAGGCGTAATCACCTGGGTCAAAGCTCAGTCTCGCATCAAAGCTGATGCCATTATGGCCCTTACCCTGGCCGCTTTCTTCGCCCTAGGCGTGGCGCTGCTCACTATTCTACGCAGCACCCTAGACCTAGAAAGCCTGCTGTTTGGCGATCTGCTCAGCGTCACCCGAGCCGACCTCTGGCATATGGGGCTAATTACTCTGGGGCTACTGGCTACTGTCAAGCTGTTTTACAAAGAGCTACTCTTTTTTACCTTTGATCCATCAGGGGCCGAAGCGATGGGTCTGCCAGTCACCGTGATCAACTGGGGGCTAACGGCAGCCGTCACCCTCACCATCGTCACCGGTATGAAGGCTGTCGGCGTAATTCTGGTTATCGCGCTAATGGTTGGCCCTGCCCTGACTGCCTTTCTACTGGTCAAGGAGTTGCACTGGATGATGATTGTGGGCGCAGCTCTGGGTGCAGTTGCCAGCATCATCGGCATTTATCTGAGCTATTACCTCGACATTCCTTCCGGCCCAACCATTGCGCTGGCAGTCTTTGCCTTATTTCTAGTTGCTCTGATGGTCAGCCCCAGTCAGGGCATTTTGACGCGTAATGCTGCGTCTCAACAAAAGTAA
- a CDS encoding metalloregulator ArsR/SmtB family transcription factor, translating to MDSGQIEAVKRQILSLEKAQRMAEFFGVLGDTNRWRILSALAVQEMRVGELAEIVGMSESAVSHQLRTLRVMRMVSHERQGRNVVYRLQDDHIVNLYQEVSEHLDEPH from the coding sequence ATGGATAGTGGCCAAATAGAGGCAGTAAAGCGCCAAATTTTGAGCTTGGAAAAAGCCCAGCGAATGGCAGAGTTTTTTGGGGTCTTGGGCGACACCAACCGCTGGCGCATCCTCTCGGCCCTAGCAGTTCAAGAAATGCGGGTGGGTGAACTGGCAGAGATTGTCGGCATGAGCGAATCAGCCGTCTCTCATCAGCTGCGGACGCTGCGAGTCATGCGGATGGTTAGCCACGAGCGGCAGGGTCGAAATGTGGTCTATCGCCTGCAAGACGACCACATCGTTAACCTATATCAGGAAGTCTCTGAACACCTAGACGAGCCCCACTAG
- a CDS encoding ABA4-like family protein, with translation MIVDSTLLETLFTGANLFVLPFWTLMVLVPNTKLTRWVMGSYLPYAALAGLYLFLFITSFNNVEGIEALSDPNLKLPDLAALFANPHVTATGWVHYLVFDLFVGRWIYWQGQESGVFTRHSLALCLFAGPLGLLSHLLTDAVWKRFAKGNVSEASVEGA, from the coding sequence ATGATCGTAGACAGCACCCTGCTCGAAACCCTCTTTACAGGTGCAAACCTATTTGTGCTGCCCTTTTGGACCCTAATGGTGCTGGTGCCCAACACTAAGCTGACGCGCTGGGTGATGGGGTCTTATCTGCCCTACGCTGCCCTAGCGGGCCTTTACCTCTTTCTATTTATCACCAGCTTCAACAATGTCGAAGGCATTGAAGCGCTCTCAGACCCCAACCTGAAGCTGCCTGACCTAGCAGCGCTGTTTGCCAATCCGCATGTAACAGCGACAGGTTGGGTGCACTATCTGGTATTTGACCTGTTTGTAGGCCGCTGGATCTACTGGCAGGGCCAGGAAAGTGGCGTGTTTACCCGTCATTCTTTAGCCCTGTGCCTCTTTGCTGGACCGTTGGGCCTGCTGTCTCACCTGCTGACCGATGCCGTGTGGAAGCGGTTTGCCAAAGGCAATGTCAGTGAAGCCTCGGTAGAGGGAGCCTAG
- a CDS encoding DUF561 domain-containing protein has product MTMSNLKQAFNQGRALKIISGLTNFDSARVAAVVSAADKGGATLVDIAADAELVRLAKSLTDLPICVSAVEAEAFLAPVAAGADLIEIGNFDAFYAEGRRFEAPEVLALTRRTRELLPHITLSVTVPHILALDEQVQLAEDLVAAGADIIQTEGGTSSQPTHPGTLGLIEKAAPTLAAAREISRAVNVPVLCASGLSDVTAPLAIASGAAGIGVGSAVNRLDNELAMIAVVRQLVEALQTVQRAAVRR; this is encoded by the coding sequence ATGACTATGTCTAACCTCAAGCAAGCCTTTAACCAAGGCCGCGCACTCAAAATTATCAGCGGTCTGACCAACTTTGACTCAGCGCGGGTCGCTGCTGTTGTCAGTGCTGCGGACAAGGGTGGGGCCACTCTGGTCGATATTGCCGCCGATGCCGAGCTGGTTCGCTTGGCCAAGTCGCTGACAGACCTGCCTATTTGCGTCTCTGCCGTTGAAGCCGAAGCCTTTTTAGCGCCCGTAGCAGCAGGGGCTGACTTAATTGAAATCGGTAACTTTGATGCGTTTTACGCCGAAGGCCGTCGGTTTGAAGCTCCCGAAGTATTGGCGCTGACCCGTCGCACCCGAGAACTGCTGCCTCACATCACCCTATCGGTGACCGTGCCGCACATCCTGGCTCTTGATGAGCAGGTGCAGCTGGCCGAAGACCTAGTCGCTGCCGGAGCCGACATCATTCAAACGGAGGGAGGAACCTCCAGCCAACCCACTCACCCCGGTACGCTGGGTTTGATTGAAAAGGCTGCTCCCACCCTAGCCGCTGCCCGTGAGATTTCCCGCGCTGTGAACGTTCCTGTACTGTGTGCCTCAGGTCTATCGGATGTAACAGCTCCTCTGGCGATCGCTTCGGGTGCCGCTGGTATTGGCGTAGGTTCGGCTGTAAATCGGCTAGACAATGAATTGGCGATGATTGCCGTGGTGCGACAGCTAGTAGAAGCGCTGCAGACAGTGCAGCGAGCAGCAGTTCGCCGCTAG
- the rplT gene encoding 50S ribosomal protein L20: MARVKRGNVARKRRNKILKLAKGFRGSHSKLFRTANQQVMKALRSAYRDRRRRKRDFRRLWITRINAAARQEGISYSRLIGQLKRANIEINRKMLAQMAVLDPQSFSKVVEVAIKA, encoded by the coding sequence ATGGCACGTGTCAAGCGCGGCAATGTCGCCCGCAAGCGCCGCAACAAAATTCTGAAGCTCGCCAAGGGCTTCCGGGGTTCTCACTCCAAACTGTTCCGCACCGCCAACCAACAGGTTATGAAGGCCCTGCGGAGCGCCTACCGAGATCGTCGTCGCCGTAAGCGCGACTTTCGCCGTCTTTGGATCACGCGTATTAATGCTGCTGCTCGTCAAGAGGGCATCAGCTATAGCCGTTTGATCGGTCAGCTGAAGAGGGCCAATATCGAAATCAACCGCAAAATGTTGGCTCAGATGGCGGTTCTCGATCCTCAAAGCTTTAGCAAAGTAGTTGAAGTTGCTATCAAGGCTTAA
- a CDS encoding metal ABC transporter ATP-binding protein, protein MLETQRLSVNYRGIPALQEVSLVLEAGQMVGLIGPNGAGKSTLIKAVLGLVPGRGQVLFRGAPLKRQRQRLAYVPQRSQIDWDYPTTAWNVVMMSQTVAAGWFHPPTLRHKHAVKAALEQVGMLDLAHRQIGQLSGGQQQRIFLARALAQGADLYLLDEPFTGVDKKTEALLLRIFDELRSQGKTLLVSCHEWGEALDRYDRLLLLNQKVLADGPPEAVMTLDNLQKAYGSGLQPPKNSQFPYLIAG, encoded by the coding sequence ATGCTAGAGACCCAACGGCTATCTGTCAATTACCGGGGAATTCCGGCTCTACAAGAGGTGTCTCTGGTGCTAGAAGCAGGACAGATGGTAGGTCTGATTGGCCCTAACGGAGCTGGCAAGAGTACCTTAATAAAGGCAGTTTTGGGCCTAGTGCCAGGCCGGGGTCAGGTGCTTTTTCGGGGGGCTCCACTGAAGCGTCAGCGTCAGCGGTTGGCCTATGTGCCCCAGCGCAGCCAGATCGACTGGGACTATCCCACTACTGCCTGGAATGTGGTGATGATGTCCCAAACGGTTGCAGCTGGCTGGTTTCACCCCCCTACTCTTCGGCATAAGCACGCTGTTAAAGCGGCCCTAGAGCAGGTGGGCATGCTAGATCTGGCCCATCGCCAAATAGGCCAGCTATCAGGTGGCCAGCAGCAGCGCATTTTCCTAGCTCGGGCGCTGGCTCAGGGAGCAGATTTGTATTTGCTAGACGAACCGTTCACTGGAGTGGACAAGAAGACTGAAGCTCTACTGCTGCGTATTTTTGATGAATTGAGATCTCAGGGTAAAACGCTGTTAGTGAGCTGCCATGAGTGGGGAGAGGCGCTAGATCGCTACGATCGCCTGCTGCTGCTGAACCAAAAGGTCCTAGCCGATGGTCCCCCTGAGGCTGTGATGACGCTAGATAATCTTCAAAAGGCTTATGGCAGCGGTCTGCAGCCTCCTAAGAACAGCCAGTTTCCCTACCTAATAGCGGGTTGA
- a CDS encoding peptide chain release factor 1 — MRNPLWRLKTLPWVILLQNAALTILIATILDFLLLQAFSQLPSALLGGRLSAFFTLLFLVLPFLAMMGVGAMSVVLMEQVFRSVFLDAGILWALIACIGIVLFIRDVLPWDVSFLVGLSYTQIVGAALGVFFRGKRYWRY, encoded by the coding sequence ATGCGTAATCCCTTATGGCGGCTTAAAACTCTTCCCTGGGTGATTCTGCTGCAAAATGCTGCTCTCACTATCCTGATTGCCACAATTCTCGATTTCCTTCTACTTCAAGCATTTTCCCAATTGCCTTCGGCGCTTTTAGGGGGCAGACTCTCGGCTTTTTTCACACTGCTATTTTTGGTGTTGCCCTTTCTGGCAATGATGGGCGTTGGGGCGATGTCGGTAGTGTTGATGGAGCAAGTTTTCCGCAGCGTTTTTCTAGATGCTGGCATCCTTTGGGCGCTGATTGCCTGCATTGGAATAGTGCTGTTTATTAGGGATGTGCTTCCCTGGGATGTGTCCTTTCTAGTGGGCCTTAGCTACACCCAAATTGTGGGAGCAGCCCTAGGCGTTTTTTTTCGAGGCAAACGCTACTGGCGCTATTGA
- a CDS encoding histidine phosphatase family protein produces MTLKLYLLRNAETYFCSTGRYCSRDGVPLTERGQQMADYFARHYRDVPWKAVLCSPLNHAIATVSPLCEATGLSVDCRNELHELSFGAWEGMSPQEVNQQYHDDYIRWLADPAWNAPTDGEKGIRVARRSSAVLEEIEETYPEGHVLVVSHKATLRIMLCTLLGIDIGRYRDRLAMPVSAVTLVEVPQYGPFVRMLNDCSHLPLHLRPKLMGNGSDS; encoded by the coding sequence ATGACCCTGAAACTCTATCTCCTTCGCAATGCAGAAACCTACTTTTGCAGCACCGGACGCTACTGCAGCCGCGACGGGGTGCCCCTCACTGAGCGCGGTCAGCAAATGGCCGACTATTTTGCCCGTCACTACCGAGATGTGCCCTGGAAAGCGGTGCTGTGTAGTCCGCTAAATCATGCGATCGCAACCGTCAGCCCCCTCTGCGAAGCAACCGGCCTATCTGTAGACTGTCGCAATGAGCTGCACGAACTTTCCTTTGGAGCCTGGGAGGGCATGTCGCCCCAAGAGGTCAACCAACAGTACCACGATGACTATATCCGGTGGTTGGCCGACCCTGCTTGGAATGCGCCCACCGATGGCGAGAAAGGCATCCGCGTTGCCCGCCGCAGCTCTGCCGTGCTCGAAGAAATCGAAGAAACTTATCCAGAGGGCCATGTGCTGGTGGTCTCCCACAAAGCCACCCTGCGAATTATGCTCTGTACCCTACTCGGCATCGACATTGGCCGCTACCGCGACCGTCTAGCCATGCCAGTTAGCGCCGTGACCCTAGTTGAGGTGCCGCAATATGGCCCCTTTGTGCGGATGCTAAACGACTGCTCTCACCTGCCCCTGCATCTGCGGCCCAAACTAATGGGCAACGGTTCGGACAGTTAA
- a CDS encoding MFS transporter, translating into MTNPFKAWLNRWLPDLDHRIWILAGGRLLSQIGIGFTLFYAPIFFVDQVGLTATQVGLGLGIGSLAGMLGRFLGGSMADSPRWGRRPILLGSALVSALADLGLVLANDFPIFVLGNVLMGFGIGLYWPSTEAVVADITPEASHSEAFALVRLADSLGLGVGVIFGGWLIAATGAYRALFVIDGVTYLLFFALVYFTIAETLAVQVDRPSIWRGWGQALSNASLLIYVLVNVLFTTYLAQVQSTLPVYFHQFVGNDAARQGLSEATLSLLFTWHVVLAAGLQMPVARRLTALSQTRGLMISACLWGMGFTLVGLAGISGTFPVAWAAAALSIMALAMVAYTPIASALVVMLAPKSQRGIYLSINSMCWAVGYAVGPPLGGWALDQGAAIANGFWITMALTVVPALGILHFLEQRLDQRLE; encoded by the coding sequence ATGACTAATCCTTTCAAGGCATGGCTCAACCGCTGGCTACCCGATCTAGACCATCGCATCTGGATTCTGGCCGGAGGGCGATTGCTCTCCCAAATCGGGATCGGCTTCACGTTGTTTTATGCCCCGATTTTCTTTGTTGATCAGGTGGGGTTGACGGCGACTCAAGTCGGTCTGGGCCTGGGCATTGGCTCGCTAGCTGGAATGTTGGGCCGCTTCTTGGGTGGGTCAATGGCTGATTCACCTCGCTGGGGCCGCCGCCCGATCTTGCTTGGCTCGGCGTTGGTCTCAGCGCTGGCGGATTTAGGGCTGGTGCTGGCCAATGACTTTCCGATTTTTGTCTTGGGAAATGTGTTGATGGGTTTCGGCATTGGCCTCTACTGGCCTTCTACTGAGGCCGTGGTGGCTGATATTACGCCTGAGGCTAGCCATAGCGAGGCGTTTGCCCTAGTACGCCTAGCCGATAGCTTAGGGCTGGGCGTGGGCGTTATCTTCGGGGGCTGGCTGATTGCGGCGACAGGAGCTTACCGGGCTCTGTTCGTAATTGATGGGGTGACCTACCTGCTGTTCTTTGCCCTAGTCTATTTCACGATTGCTGAAACCTTGGCGGTGCAGGTTGATCGGCCTTCGATCTGGCGGGGGTGGGGGCAGGCTTTATCCAATGCCAGTCTCTTGATTTATGTGCTGGTAAATGTGCTCTTTACGACTTACCTAGCCCAAGTACAGAGCACATTGCCTGTTTACTTCCATCAGTTTGTGGGCAACGACGCAGCGCGGCAGGGGCTCTCAGAGGCAACGCTGAGCCTGCTGTTTACCTGGCATGTGGTGTTGGCGGCAGGGCTTCAGATGCCGGTGGCTCGACGACTCACTGCTCTGAGCCAGACTCGGGGGCTGATGATCTCGGCCTGTCTCTGGGGAATGGGCTTTACCCTAGTGGGGCTAGCCGGTATTTCGGGCACTTTTCCGGTAGCTTGGGCAGCGGCCGCCCTCAGTATTATGGCGCTGGCGATGGTGGCTTATACCCCGATTGCGTCTGCTCTAGTGGTGATGCTGGCCCCTAAATCGCAGCGGGGCATCTACTTATCTATTAATTCGATGTGCTGGGCTGTGGGGTACGCTGTCGGGCCGCCACTGGGAGGCTGGGCGCTTGATCAAGGAGCTGCGATCGCAAACGGCTTCTGGATCACCATGGCCCTCACTGTTGTTCCCGCCTTAGGCATCCTGCACTTTTTGGAACAGCGCCTAGACCAGCGTTTGGAGTAG
- a CDS encoding metal ABC transporter substrate-binding protein encodes MLNSKLTLRMKMALPRGVAWGALALTTISCAQSSGPSDQDNATPANTATLPSVVATNTVLCDLTQQLAGDTVALTCLLDYGQDPHVYRPSPSDRAAIDDADLILYGGYEFEPAVIGLIQATANPAPKIPVYEEAVPEPIMAQGHSHDHSDAEHAHDDHSEADHNHDHEAEHTHEETAALMPDPHIWQNAANNAAIVSVLVEHLNTLAPDNAEQYRQRGNELQAQFVQLDQWIQAQTTTVPEANRSLVTTHDSFRYFAQAYGFEVGGVLSGLSTAETPSASTLTSLVKDIRAAEVPAVFAEATTSPKLIEAVARDAGVTVVDQPLYDAGPGGPGSEAETVQAMLVANTCNIVNALKGTCDVTSAPI; translated from the coding sequence ATGCTTAACTCCAAGCTCACTCTAAGAATGAAAATGGCTTTGCCTCGGGGAGTTGCCTGGGGTGCTCTGGCCCTTACTACCATTAGCTGTGCCCAAAGCAGCGGCCCATCAGATCAGGACAATGCCACACCTGCCAACACCGCCACACTGCCCAGCGTGGTAGCGACTAACACTGTGCTGTGCGACCTGACCCAGCAGCTTGCTGGCGATACCGTTGCCCTGACCTGTTTGCTGGACTACGGCCAAGATCCTCACGTTTACAGGCCCTCGCCCTCTGATAGAGCGGCGATTGACGATGCAGATCTGATTCTCTACGGCGGCTACGAGTTTGAGCCTGCCGTGATCGGCCTAATTCAAGCGACTGCCAACCCGGCTCCTAAAATCCCAGTCTATGAAGAGGCCGTACCAGAGCCGATCATGGCTCAGGGCCACAGCCACGATCACAGCGACGCAGAGCACGCCCATGATGACCACAGCGAAGCAGACCACAACCACGATCACGAGGCAGAGCACACCCACGAAGAAACAGCGGCCCTAATGCCCGACCCTCACATCTGGCAAAACGCTGCCAATAATGCGGCTATTGTCTCCGTGCTAGTAGAGCACCTGAACACACTAGCTCCAGACAATGCCGAGCAATACAGACAAAGGGGCAACGAGCTTCAGGCTCAGTTTGTCCAGCTAGACCAATGGATTCAAGCGCAGACAACAACCGTACCAGAGGCCAATCGCTCGCTGGTTACTACCCACGATTCCTTTCGTTATTTCGCTCAGGCATATGGCTTTGAGGTAGGCGGGGTGCTGTCCGGCTTGAGTACGGCAGAGACTCCCTCTGCCTCGACATTGACAAGCCTGGTCAAGGATATTAGAGCAGCCGAAGTACCCGCCGTTTTTGCTGAAGCAACAACTAGTCCCAAGCTGATAGAGGCAGTCGCTAGGGATGCGGGCGTTACTGTGGTGGATCAGCCTCTCTATGATGCGGGACCTGGTGGGCCGGGTTCTGAGGCCGAAACGGTGCAGGCGATGCTGGTTGCCAACACCTGCAATATCGTCAATGCCCTCAAGGGCACCTGTGATGTCACCTCTGCCCCAATTTAA
- a CDS encoding metallothionein, with product MTTVTQMKCACSSCLCVMDVGTAIEKDGQYYCSEACSTNHESGAGCGHHGCSCHS from the coding sequence ATGACTACTGTTACCCAAATGAAATGTGCCTGTAGCTCTTGCCTTTGCGTTATGGACGTGGGTACGGCAATTGAAAAAGATGGCCAGTACTACTGCAGCGAAGCCTGCTCTACTAACCATGAGTCGGGTGCTGGCTGCGGTCACCACGGCTGTTCCTGCCACTCCTAG
- a CDS encoding tetratricopeptide repeat protein encodes MENSNLLLIYLATLLALLGVASFFVLRQVFKTRRIENTLSRLQTKLTKEKGTSQEYYELGSLLLDKKLFTQSTIYLQQALKNLDKEETENAALIHNALGYTYFAQEQYDLAIRNYKEALKIAPDYVTALNNLGHSYEKKQLTSQALEMYEEAMKLDPKNTTAKRRYESLKKRIVAAEK; translated from the coding sequence ATGGAGAATAGCAATCTACTCCTAATTTACCTGGCAACGCTGCTAGCCCTGTTGGGGGTCGCTTCGTTTTTTGTTCTGCGCCAGGTGTTTAAGACGCGGCGTATCGAAAACACGCTGTCTCGTTTACAGACCAAGCTCACTAAGGAAAAGGGCACATCTCAGGAATACTATGAGCTAGGCAGTTTGCTCCTCGACAAAAAGCTCTTCACTCAGTCCACAATCTACCTGCAGCAGGCGCTCAAGAACCTGGATAAAGAAGAAACTGAGAATGCAGCCCTGATCCACAATGCTTTGGGGTACACCTACTTTGCCCAAGAGCAGTACGATCTGGCTATCCGCAACTACAAAGAAGCGCTTAAGATCGCGCCCGACTATGTCACGGCCTTGAACAACCTTGGTCACAGCTATGAAAAAAAGCAGCTGACCAGCCAAGCGCTAGAGATGTACGAAGAAGCTATGAAGCTAGACCCCAAAAATACAACTGCTAAGCGCCGGTACGAGTCCTTGAAAAAGCGAATTGTCGCGGCCGAAAAGTAG
- a CDS encoding histidine phosphatase family protein, with protein MGVVLYFLRHGQTAYSLTGGYCGTSANDPGLTEAGLEMAQEFAHAYAHFPWTAVYASPLRRAIETARPLCQRTGLEMRVRDGLREVMYGRWEGMRPVEVDKEYHDEYVAWLTDPAWYAPVGGERAVDIARRSSQVLDEIERTHQEGHILLVSHKATIRIMLSTLMGIDVGRYRDRMDMPVAAVSIVELASRGPLFHTIADRSHLGERLRSLPST; from the coding sequence ATGGGAGTCGTTTTGTACTTTTTACGCCACGGTCAAACGGCCTATAGCCTCACGGGGGGCTATTGCGGCACGTCTGCAAACGACCCCGGATTGACCGAGGCGGGTCTAGAAATGGCGCAGGAGTTTGCCCATGCCTATGCCCATTTTCCCTGGACAGCAGTTTACGCCAGCCCGCTCAGGAGAGCCATTGAGACTGCCCGGCCGCTATGCCAGCGAACGGGCCTAGAGATGCGGGTACGCGATGGCCTGCGAGAGGTGATGTATGGCCGCTGGGAAGGCATGCGCCCGGTGGAGGTGGACAAAGAGTACCATGACGAGTACGTGGCCTGGCTTACCGATCCCGCCTGGTACGCGCCTGTGGGCGGAGAGCGAGCAGTGGACATTGCCCGCCGCTCATCTCAGGTGCTCGACGAAATTGAACGAACCCATCAAGAAGGCCACATTCTGCTGGTTTCTCACAAAGCGACCATCCGCATTATGCTGAGTACGCTAATGGGGATTGACGTGGGGCGCTACCGCGATCGCATGGATATGCCCGTAGCGGCAGTCAGCATTGTGGAGCTGGCCTCGCGAGGACCGCTGTTTCACACCATTGCCGATCGCTCCCACTTGGGAGAGCGGCTGCGCTCTCTGCCCAGTACGTGA
- a CDS encoding alpha/beta hydrolase, producing MKRHAAKVALAVLSTSALVGLAGGDAIAAETVLLRYRGFGRAVPVADLATLAETGEAPASVSGLLRTANQDPAGLQDVLTRTLTVDPNLLSQALNSWPGELVLDQVGTAIRPPSDQANRQALRSALVLSAAEDGQITLLEVLERYPTREVVLEGDRIEDAYNQLASLLAPLSILKDTLGTIIGL from the coding sequence ATGAAAAGACACGCAGCAAAAGTGGCTTTGGCCGTACTGAGTACTTCGGCGCTAGTGGGACTGGCGGGCGGCGATGCGATCGCAGCTGAAACCGTTCTACTGCGCTACCGAGGCTTTGGCCGAGCTGTACCTGTAGCCGACTTGGCCACTTTGGCGGAAACAGGCGAAGCCCCTGCCTCTGTCAGTGGGCTATTGCGTACGGCCAATCAAGATCCGGCTGGCCTACAGGACGTCTTAACCCGCACTTTAACTGTCGATCCCAACCTGCTAAGCCAAGCTTTAAATAGCTGGCCAGGAGAACTGGTTTTAGATCAGGTTGGGACAGCCATTCGTCCGCCGTCAGATCAGGCTAATCGCCAGGCGCTACGCTCTGCTCTGGTGCTGTCAGCAGCAGAAGATGGACAGATCACGCTGTTGGAAGTGCTGGAGCGGTATCCAACTCGCGAGGTTGTTTTAGAAGGCGATCGCATTGAAGATGCCTACAATCAGCTCGCTAGCCTATTGGCCCCCCTGTCGATCCTCAAAGATACCCTGGGCACGATCATAGGGCTGTAA
- a CDS encoding transporter substrate-binding domain-containing protein, producing MRLALLGFGMILGVQLAAPPIAVSADLATIRARGYLVVAVKDNWRPLGFRDAAGELVGLEVDVARQLAQEILGDPEAVVLQPVPNAERLSAVLEDRVDVAIAGVSITPARMRLVNFSVPYYLDGTALITRQASVQELGHLARGRIAVLDNSSTVATVRYILPGSTLVGVTSYERALAALQAGEVDAFAGDVTVLSGWVQEYPTYRLLPSLLSTAPLAVVLPKGRQYTELRRSIDEVLNRWHTTGWLEERATYWGLP from the coding sequence ATGAGACTTGCTCTGCTTGGATTTGGCATGATTTTGGGGGTGCAGCTCGCTGCGCCCCCAATTGCTGTATCAGCTGACTTAGCAACGATTCGAGCGCGGGGCTACTTAGTCGTCGCAGTCAAAGACAACTGGCGACCTTTAGGCTTTCGGGATGCGGCGGGAGAACTCGTTGGGTTAGAAGTCGATGTGGCGCGGCAGTTGGCCCAAGAAATCTTGGGTGATCCAGAGGCCGTTGTCCTGCAGCCGGTGCCCAATGCTGAACGTCTGTCTGCAGTGTTGGAGGATCGGGTGGATGTTGCGATCGCAGGAGTTTCCATCACGCCCGCTCGCATGCGCCTGGTTAACTTCAGCGTGCCCTATTACCTTGATGGCACTGCCCTGATTACCCGCCAGGCTTCGGTACAGGAACTGGGGCACCTCGCTCGGGGCAGGATAGCGGTGTTAGACAATTCCAGTACTGTGGCAACCGTCCGCTATATTCTTCCAGGCTCAACCTTGGTAGGGGTCACCTCCTACGAAAGGGCGCTAGCGGCCCTACAGGCTGGCGAAGTCGATGCCTTTGCTGGAGATGTTACGGTGCTCAGCGGCTGGGTGCAGGAATATCCGACCTACCGCCTCTTGCCTAGCCTACTGTCTACAGCACCGCTGGCCGTCGTGCTGCCCAAAGGTCGGCAGTACACCGAACTACGCCGATCCATCGACGAAGTTCTAAACCGCTGGCATACAACAGGTTGGCTAGAAGAACGGGCAACCTACTGGGGACTGCCCTAA
- the rpmI gene encoding 50S ribosomal protein L35 → MPKLKSRKAAAKRFRLSGSGKIMRRKAFKNHLLQHKGPDRRSRLSKIATVSEADAPNVDLMLPYL, encoded by the coding sequence ATGCCAAAGCTAAAATCTCGCAAAGCAGCGGCTAAGCGCTTCCGCCTCAGCGGCAGCGGTAAAATTATGCGCCGCAAAGCCTTCAAAAATCACCTGCTGCAGCACAAAGGCCCTGATCGCAGGAGTCGTCTTTCCAAGATCGCGACGGTCTCTGAGGCTGATGCACCCAACGTTGATCTGATGCTGCCCTACCTCTAG